A section of the Lepidochelys kempii isolate rLepKem1 chromosome 4, rLepKem1.hap2, whole genome shotgun sequence genome encodes:
- the S100P gene encoding protein S100-P, whose amino-acid sequence MSELETAMGMIIDVFDKYSRAEGNKQTLTKGELKTLLEKELPNFLSSVKDKEAVDKLFKGLDENGDSEVDFNEFVIFVAAMTCCCHKYFEQKGPK is encoded by the exons ATGTCTGAACTGGAAACTGCAATGGGAATGATCATTGATGTCTTTGACAAGTATTCCAGGGCTGAAGGCAATAAGCAAACCCTCACCAAAGGAGAACTAAAGACCCTCCTGGAAAAAGAGCTACCCAACTTCCTCTCG TCGGTGAAAGATAAGGAAGCTGTTGACAAACTCTTCAAGGGTCTGGACGAAAATGGAGATTCTGAAGTAGACTTCAATGAATTTGTCATCTTTGTGGCAGCCATGACttgctgttgtcataaatatttTGAGCAGAAAGGACCTAAATGA